Below is a window of Humulus lupulus chromosome 9, drHumLupu1.1, whole genome shotgun sequence DNA.
AGGCCCAAATTCAGCACCTGCAATTCTTTGATTCGAAATGTATCGCAGTCTCGGGGAGCTCCTGaaggttacttgatttacaaagaGATTTTTGGGTTAGATTGTGAAAGTGTCGAAGAAAAGTTGAGAACAGTTTCTAGAGTTAATCCCAACATAGAGACCTTAAATACTTTAATGGTAGCTTTCTATCAGGATGGTATGGTGGACATGGTGAAGGAGATTTGGGACCAATTAGAGGAATTGAATTGCGACCCAAATGGCTATAGTTACAGTATTTTGATGTCAGCTTACTGTGATGAAGAGAAAATGGACGAAGCAGAAGCTTTGTGGGATGAAATGAGAGCACTAAACATGGAGCCTGATGTTATGGCTTACAACACAATAATTGGTGGATTTTGCAGAATCGGAGAGATTGAAAAAGCTGAAGAATTTTACAGAGAAATGGCAATGAGTGGAGTAGAGAGCACTACTACCACACTAGAACATATAATAAGTGGCTACATAAAGGTGGGAAATATTGATTCAGCTGTGTTTGTGTATAAGGATATGCGTAGAAAAGACTTCAGGGCTGAGGCCTCAACAATGGATGCATTGATTAAGGGGCTTTGTGATAAGAATAGGGTGTTTGAGGCGTTGGAGATTTTGAAAACTGCAGAGGGGCATTTTGGTTTTTGTCCAACAAGGAAGAGTTTTGAGATTTTGATAACAGGGATGTGTTTAGAAGGGAACATGGAAGAGGCTCTAAGGCTTCAAGCGGAAATGGTTTCGAAAGGGTTCAAACCGACTTATGAGATATATAGTGCTTTCATTTCTGGTTACAGAAAACAAGGTAATGTGGAAATGGCAGAATTGTTGAAGACTGAGATGTTAGATACTCGTGTGTTCGAGAAAGAGGATTAGATGATTTTCGGCATTTGACTACAGAATTAGACTAATCTGTAAGAATTTCATAGAGTGACAGGAATTTCTTTTACTTAACTGTGAACTGTACTAATGTCTTGGTCTCATCaatcaattttgatttttttggtTAAATTTGTGTTAAAGTGGAACCGAATGTAACTCATGTGTGCAAAATTGAAGAACTACGCTAGAAGTTGAAGTCTTTGTTCAttgtaaatgaatatatatatatatatatatatatttatataaaagaacCAATGTTTTGAGTGGTGGAGGAACTATATATATAGCTGTTGCAGATGCTGCCTTTAGTCACTCAATAAATCAGAAGAAAAAACCGGTTAGAGATATGATTTCAGTGTGTAAACATGCTTAATTTAATGACAACTATTCTGTCAGTGTATAAGTAGGTCATCATCTTGCTACAGGGTACTGCCCCAGGGATTTTAGGTGGTATCGTCAAAGTTGTTAAGGTTGGAAAAGTGGACCATGGTGTCGATTCTACTAAAAGTCCTAAATCCACTTTTAATCAATTAGAGGGAAAGGAATATTTCTGAAGACTCCGCATGCAAGCTCTACTTCATATGTAGATCATCAAGAAGCTGTGGAGCTTAATATAGGTCTTCTGTAAGTTCTTCATATTTTTCTGGAAAAGTGTTTCCCTTACTTACTGTTTGATTTCTTCCTTGTTTAGATGGTATTGAGATAGATATACTGATAGGCCACCATTGACCTTTGTCTATGCTAGAAGACGTTAGAGTAGAGCTGAGAAAGTAGTTATAACAGCAAGTATTATGTAAGGGAGGGTGTAGGTTTATTCAGTGGGTACCTAAGTATATAAGGGGCCCAAAAAGTTAGAATGAGGTGTGGAATTTGTAAACAGTAATTGGAGAGACTAGGCTCTCGAATCCTAGAGTTTATGGAAGGAGAATTCTGACTATTTTCTGTTTCTGTTTGGCTGTGCATTTTTTTTCTAGTTCCCTGGCTTGTTGTTGCTGTATTGTTTGAAATTGACAGGTTGATTCTTACCAAAGTGGTATCAGAGCATTCGATCTCATGGGGCCAAAAAAAGATCTGCAAACGGAAGTTTTGGAGGAGAGAATGGAGTTGTTGCAGTCGGAAGTTAGGAAGGAATTGGATGGCTTCAGAATTGAATTTCAGCACCTTCCCAAAGAGCTGGAATCGATGAAGACAGAGGTTCTTAGGCTACCGGCtatggagaagaagatggattTCTTGGTGGCTCATTTGGCTCAGCTGTTACAGGCATCGGGGAAGCCGACGGGGGGCTCTATGACCATGGAATCCGACAGGCAGCGACGCACGATGGAGGAGGAGCATTCACCAGGCGGCCAGAATTTTTCCCCCACACCCCCGATCATTGGGGAACCTTCCAGCCAGCCTCACGATCAGCAACAGCCATCATCGGAGCCGCCGTTTGCAGGCCAGACCTTCAGCCATGATTATCGGCCACCTCGAATGGAGCTTCCGCTGTTTTCCGGGGATAACCCCGACAGTTGGGTTTACAGAACAGAGAGATATTTCTTATTGATGCATTTGACGGAGCCACAAATGTTGGAGACGGCAATCATCGGACTCGATGGGGATGCCTTAACGTGGTTCCAATGGGAAAATCAGAGAAGGCCGATCACTTCCTGGGCAATGCTGAAACGGCTGATTTTACTGCGATTCCGTGCGGCACCGATTGGGTCATTGTCTGAGGAGCTTCTGTCGATCATCCAAACGTCCACAGTCAAGGATTATCTGGTGCGTTGGGAGGTCCTTGCTTCACGTGTTCCAGATATCCCTGAGCATATTTTGGAAGGCAGCTTCATGAGAGGTCTGAAGGATGAGATAAAAGCTGCTCTGCATATTCTGCAACCCATTGGGTTAGCCCAAATCATGGATACAGCACAGAGGGTTGAAGAAGGAAACCAGTTGCTGCATTTGGGCCTTGGGTTTCGGCCCA
It encodes the following:
- the LOC133801027 gene encoding pentatricopeptide repeat-containing protein At2g15980 — its product is MFSNMAIRILKSILFQTPRPKPSTFSTSSSPSSSSSNGEIPISTIVSVLTHQRSKSRWSNLRSLCPNGFNPHQFSQITIHLKNNPHLVIRFFNWTKQKSLCNHDLLSYSTVIHILARGRLKSQALVLIQEAFRVSGSEGESHSKPLKVFESLLKTYKQCGSAPFVFDLLIKACLETKKIDSSIKIVRMLLSRNIRPKFSTCNSLIRNVSQSRGAPEGYLIYKEIFGLDCESVEEKLRTVSRVNPNIETLNTLMVAFYQDGMVDMVKEIWDQLEELNCDPNGYSYSILMSAYCDEEKMDEAEALWDEMRALNMEPDVMAYNTIIGGFCRIGEIEKAEEFYREMAMSGVESTTTTLEHIISGYIKVGNIDSAVFVYKDMRRKDFRAEASTMDALIKGLCDKNRVFEALEILKTAEGHFGFCPTRKSFEILITGMCLEGNMEEALRLQAEMVSKGFKPTYEIYSAFISGYRKQGNVEMAELLKTEMLDTRVFEKED